GCTTATAGGGAGTCGCGGGGATACTGTTCGCGCACTAAATCACATCGTTAAAAAAGCTTTCGAGAATAAAGAAGAACACTTACGTTTTTTAATTGATGTAAATGGCTACCGAACAAAGAAAATTGAGGATTTAAAGGAGACAGCTAAACTTCTTGCTGAAAGAGCGCGTTCGTTAAAATATAATGTTGAAATGACACCAATGAGCGGATACGAGCGTATGATAGTACACACCGCTCTTGCGGATGAGCCTAATATAAAAACTGAGTCACATGGTGAAGGTCGCGACCGAAGGGTTGTTATAAGTTATGTGCAAGATTAACTAATTTAAG
This genomic stretch from Candidatus Kaiserbacteria bacterium harbors:
- a CDS encoding KH domain-containing protein, with protein sequence MNQEAIKDFIEELLRKAHIEFDSVAIEESEEQTVFQIQTQDSAKLIGSRGDTVRALNHIVKKAFENKEEHLRFLIDVNGYRTKKIEDLKETAKLLAERARSLKYNVEMTPMSGYERMIVHTALADEPNIKTESHGEGRDRRVVISYVQD